From a single Vibrio chagasii genomic region:
- a CDS encoding ATP-binding cassette domain-containing protein has translation MNRLDANRHGETDGQHEPMNRLETESLSVLKALEVNANIQLFASQWVDENGIESIDDMFALFDRLALPYRLVANLDEVGDHKLVLLVLSESELVSGHLESKQFVAVDGNEDVSEVPQFCIVIEGAPLEKASPDWVGERLHAFRPIIPKLLLVSFITNLFALAVPFITMSIYDHVIGGDAGHELQGIAIGAALLFVMMGWLRTLRSRVFASVSNRVSREISQSLVQRLLRNSYAQNQQTASSSQQNQVMLSERISGVLSGPLGNALFDLPFIAIFVLAIGVLGGWLVLVPIVSLVLYYLLAKRSIRSSSKRSMQSTVAGTNRQNMTNELTSKLAFIRSAGFSEHWIQRFQKANLLASTVTFNQSVLQSRYTSIYYFIGVGSTLAVMGLGIGLIFEQVMTPGGLIASMMLISKVTGPAQVLANSAMRFNSFNQSKLQVNRILSQPSEREFSYQHHPLPMVAPSLKLDQVTLRYPKQSRPALNGVSFDVEAGDIVAITGPSGSGKSTLIEVLSGLQPIQNGMVELKGVNLAQYDPQLYRHWCFIRAAYPDLLTLSIREWLSDGHKVEEQKMISAIDMVGGKRWFSTLPDGLDTSISSIQPDSLFDMLSGTVAQILIDAKALVYDYPMFLMDNPVPDGHPNAKRVFGEFLATKKGKATVIYTSHDPDLIKLADKVVVLDEGAVVYAGPLEQPSESQEQQLSDTQELPKQKVESKQGVANG, from the coding sequence ATGAATCGTTTAGATGCTAATCGCCATGGCGAAACAGACGGTCAACATGAGCCGATGAACCGACTGGAAACTGAAAGCCTTTCTGTACTCAAGGCGTTGGAAGTAAATGCGAATATCCAACTGTTCGCTAGTCAATGGGTTGATGAGAACGGCATTGAATCAATAGATGATATGTTTGCCCTGTTTGATAGGCTTGCATTGCCATATCGCTTAGTTGCTAACCTAGATGAGGTGGGCGATCACAAATTAGTTCTCCTAGTTCTTAGTGAAAGTGAATTGGTTTCTGGTCACTTGGAGTCAAAACAGTTTGTGGCTGTTGATGGCAATGAAGACGTTTCAGAGGTTCCTCAATTTTGCATTGTGATCGAAGGGGCGCCATTGGAGAAGGCTTCTCCGGATTGGGTTGGTGAACGGTTACATGCTTTCCGTCCTATCATTCCTAAATTGCTCTTGGTCAGCTTTATCACCAATCTATTTGCTCTCGCAGTGCCATTTATCACGATGTCGATCTATGACCATGTAATTGGTGGCGATGCTGGGCACGAACTGCAAGGAATTGCCATTGGTGCCGCTTTGTTGTTTGTGATGATGGGTTGGTTAAGAACATTGCGCAGTCGAGTGTTTGCTTCTGTGTCCAACCGAGTCAGTCGCGAGATATCTCAATCCCTTGTGCAGCGACTATTAAGAAATAGCTATGCTCAAAATCAGCAAACTGCCTCGTCTAGTCAACAAAACCAAGTGATGTTATCTGAGCGCATTTCAGGTGTGTTATCAGGACCACTCGGTAATGCGTTGTTTGATTTACCTTTCATTGCCATTTTTGTCCTGGCGATAGGAGTGCTAGGTGGATGGCTAGTACTGGTTCCAATAGTCTCTTTAGTTTTGTATTACCTGTTAGCTAAGCGTTCGATACGTTCGAGTAGTAAGCGGTCAATGCAATCGACGGTAGCCGGCACGAATCGTCAAAACATGACTAATGAGTTGACGTCTAAGCTTGCTTTTATTCGTAGTGCCGGGTTTTCGGAACACTGGATTCAACGTTTCCAAAAGGCCAATCTGCTTGCCTCTACGGTGACATTTAATCAATCGGTGCTGCAAAGTCGATACACCTCGATTTATTACTTTATTGGAGTGGGTTCAACACTGGCTGTTATGGGCTTAGGTATTGGACTTATTTTCGAGCAAGTGATGACGCCCGGTGGTTTGATTGCATCAATGATGTTGATTTCCAAAGTGACTGGGCCTGCGCAGGTGCTGGCAAACAGTGCGATGCGTTTTAATAGCTTTAATCAATCTAAGCTGCAGGTAAATCGTATTCTGTCTCAGCCGTCTGAACGTGAATTCAGTTACCAGCATCATCCATTGCCAATGGTTGCTCCGAGCTTGAAGTTAGATCAAGTGACTCTCCGATATCCTAAACAGAGTCGCCCTGCATTGAATGGGGTAAGTTTTGATGTTGAAGCGGGGGATATTGTCGCGATTACAGGCCCTTCAGGCAGTGGTAAATCGACATTAATTGAAGTGTTGTCTGGTTTACAGCCTATTCAGAACGGCATGGTAGAGCTTAAAGGGGTAAACCTTGCTCAGTACGATCCGCAGCTCTATCGGCACTGGTGTTTCATTCGCGCGGCTTACCCCGACTTACTGACATTGAGTATTCGAGAGTGGTTGAGCGATGGACATAAAGTGGAGGAGCAGAAAATGATATCAGCCATTGATATGGTTGGCGGCAAGCGCTGGTTCTCCACATTACCAGATGGCTTAGATACCTCTATCAGTAGCATCCAACCGGATAGCCTGTTTGACATGTTGTCAGGCACTGTCGCTCAGATCCTCATTGACGCCAAAGCTTTGGTGTATGACTACCCGATGTTCCTAATGGATAACCCGGTACCAGATGGCCATCCCAATGCTAAACGTGTATTCGGTGAATTCTTAGCGACGAAGAAAGGAAAAGCAACGGTGATCTATACATCGCATGATCCAGACTTGATTAAGCTCGCTGATAAAGTCGTGGTGTTAGACGAGGGTGCTGTGGTTTATGCCGGTCCTTTGGAGCAGCCATCAGAGTCTCAAGAGCAGCAGTTATCTGACACACAAGAGTTACCAAAGCAAAAAGTAGAGTCAAAGCAAGGAGTCGCTAATGGCTAA
- a CDS encoding CatB-related O-acetyltransferase — MQNKHWSKFELLHEVVTNPNIHIKGQHSYYSDCWDNGFERSVVRYLHGDEVSRQWEPRWEIDELYIGDYVCIGAEVVILMGGNHTHRIDWFSLYPFMDVIDEAYIGKGDTHIKDGVWLGMRAMIMPGVTIGEGAVVAANSVVTKDVEPYSIVGGSPAKLVKHRFDKPVIEELTSMKIYDWPPEKFESLRQYLCDSDLSNLKQAITDYDKGL, encoded by the coding sequence ATGCAAAATAAGCATTGGTCTAAATTCGAATTGCTGCATGAGGTCGTCACCAATCCTAATATTCACATCAAGGGTCAACACAGCTATTACAGTGATTGTTGGGATAACGGATTTGAGCGTTCAGTTGTCCGTTATCTGCACGGTGACGAGGTTAGTCGCCAGTGGGAGCCTCGTTGGGAAATCGATGAGCTCTACATCGGGGATTATGTCTGCATAGGAGCCGAGGTTGTGATCCTTATGGGCGGCAATCACACCCACCGAATTGATTGGTTCTCTTTGTATCCATTTATGGATGTGATCGACGAAGCCTACATTGGCAAGGGCGATACTCATATCAAAGACGGAGTTTGGCTAGGGATGCGTGCCATGATCATGCCGGGTGTGACCATCGGAGAAGGAGCGGTTGTCGCTGCGAACAGCGTAGTAACCAAAGATGTGGAACCGTACAGTATTGTTGGTGGTTCTCCCGCGAAGTTAGTTAAACATCGCTTTGATAAGCCTGTTATCGAAGAGCTAACCTCAATGAAGATATACGACTGGCCACCAGAGAAATTTGAATCATTGAGACAGTATTTGTGTGATTCAGATTTATCTAACTTAAAGCAGGCAATCACTGATTATGACAAGGGATTGTAA
- a CDS encoding HlyD family type I secretion periplasmic adaptor subunit, which yields MAKKPIETGKRYGELVESQNTARTLALATWSVALCVIAFVTWSVVTQVDEIAKAKGAVIPEGEKQVLQSAIGGKLKQILVKEGQLVEKGQPLVEFDATFQRTALEELKSQQVTLLASIERMNALLDNREPNFGEFEIDFPEIVSQQKAQLNAQKGLYYQKRIVLEKDSEQIAEQLRVVEKSLPSYDKELSATKQELNILEKGYKAGNISRLRVLEMRQKLASIEQKIEEARGKKSVLIKQADSNEQKIEQLLAEAKAKVSDDRSKAVSDLSALNARVRSSQAKLTNTMLVSPLQGLVQSLPSTQNGGVIQPGGTVVEIVPVGGKADFKARLSPRDIGFVNVGQPTRIKIDAFDYSRFGALKGEVESISPTTSQSERGEIYYEVVVSVETPYFRDNPESFSILPGMTGEVDITTGEKSVFQYLWKPIYTNISVAFGER from the coding sequence ATGGCTAAAAAACCTATCGAGACTGGCAAGCGTTACGGTGAGCTTGTTGAATCACAAAATACAGCTCGAACATTGGCGCTGGCGACATGGTCAGTTGCCTTGTGTGTTATCGCTTTTGTTACTTGGTCTGTGGTTACTCAAGTGGATGAAATCGCAAAAGCAAAAGGTGCGGTGATTCCTGAAGGGGAAAAGCAAGTATTACAAAGCGCCATTGGCGGTAAGTTGAAGCAAATTCTCGTTAAAGAAGGTCAACTGGTAGAGAAGGGGCAGCCGCTTGTTGAGTTTGACGCGACCTTCCAGCGTACAGCACTCGAAGAGTTGAAATCACAACAAGTAACCTTGCTTGCGAGTATCGAGCGTATGAACGCTTTGCTAGATAATCGTGAACCGAATTTTGGGGAATTTGAAATTGATTTCCCGGAGATCGTTAGCCAACAAAAAGCGCAATTAAATGCACAAAAAGGCCTCTACTATCAAAAACGCATTGTGTTGGAAAAGGACAGTGAGCAGATAGCAGAGCAGCTTCGTGTCGTAGAAAAGTCTCTACCTAGCTACGACAAAGAGCTAAGTGCCACTAAGCAAGAACTGAACATCTTAGAAAAAGGTTATAAGGCCGGGAACATCTCTCGTTTACGTGTGCTTGAAATGCGTCAGAAGTTGGCCAGCATAGAGCAGAAAATTGAAGAAGCTCGCGGCAAGAAGTCGGTTCTGATTAAGCAGGCAGACAGCAATGAGCAAAAAATCGAACAACTTCTTGCTGAGGCCAAAGCAAAAGTCAGTGACGATCGATCCAAAGCAGTATCAGATTTGTCAGCTCTTAATGCACGAGTGCGTTCAAGCCAAGCGAAATTGACAAACACCATGTTAGTGTCACCGCTACAAGGCTTAGTACAAAGCCTGCCAAGTACGCAGAACGGCGGCGTTATTCAACCGGGCGGGACTGTGGTTGAGATTGTTCCTGTTGGCGGTAAAGCCGATTTTAAAGCTCGTTTATCTCCGAGAGATATTGGTTTCGTGAACGTAGGCCAGCCAACTCGAATCAAGATTGATGCGTTTGATTACAGCCGTTTTGGTGCCTTAAAAGGTGAGGTTGAGAGTATTTCACCAACCACAAGTCAAAGTGAGCGCGGTGAAATCTATTATGAGGTTGTGGTGTCTGTGGAAACGCCGTATTTCCGTGACAACCCTGAAAGCTTTTCAATTCTTCCTGGAATGACGGGAGAGGTAGATATCACGACGGGCGAGAAGTCGGTGTTCCAATACCTTTGGAAGCCGATCTATACCAATATCAGTGTTGCATTTGGTGAAAGGTAA
- a CDS encoding SDR family NAD(P)-dependent oxidoreductase, which translates to MSTVVVWGAGSGLGAAMVEHFHQQGFEVIAIARNPEKNPRLAILGVTTLSCDAIDKQQVENTVAELPKSALVISSMGSFRADVPVDYIGHRYVIDALETNDIKRFVLVTSLGCGDSWQYLSERSKKGFGAAVREKSLAEAWLMSSSLEYTILRPGGLLDGEVTGNGELSQDVEVHGVIYRQEVARLIETLLANDASIGQVYQCIDPTVEYG; encoded by the coding sequence ATGAGTACAGTCGTTGTATGGGGAGCGGGTAGTGGCTTGGGCGCAGCAATGGTCGAGCACTTTCATCAACAAGGTTTTGAAGTGATCGCGATTGCTAGAAACCCAGAAAAGAACCCACGCTTGGCTATCCTTGGAGTAACAACACTGAGCTGCGATGCGATCGACAAGCAACAAGTTGAGAATACGGTGGCTGAGTTGCCGAAATCGGCGTTGGTGATTTCAAGTATGGGCAGTTTTAGAGCGGATGTGCCAGTTGACTATATTGGTCACCGGTATGTGATTGATGCTCTGGAAACGAATGACATTAAGCGCTTTGTATTGGTGACGTCTTTAGGTTGCGGTGATTCATGGCAATACTTGTCAGAGCGCTCTAAGAAAGGATTTGGCGCTGCCGTTCGTGAAAAATCGTTGGCGGAAGCGTGGTTAATGTCGAGCTCGTTGGAGTACACGATTTTACGTCCCGGTGGCTTGTTAGATGGTGAAGTGACGGGTAACGGTGAGCTTTCTCAAGACGTGGAAGTGCATGGCGTGATTTACCGACAAGAAGTGGCTCGCCTTATCGAAACCCTATTGGCAAATGACGCGAGTATCGGGCAAGTGTATCAGTGTATTGATCCTACCGTTGAGTATGGATAA
- a CDS encoding NADH:flavin oxidoreductase codes for MRSATWENMATEDGHMTDKLYAIYEELAQGEVGLIVTGYANIVEEEKPNAGMMGMYNDSFIDEYKKLTQLVHDNDSKIVMQLAYGGTKTTYDLGERVIFAPSEVPEKGTQTLGKAMTKEEIDYIVDAFAKASSRAKQSGFDGVEIHAAHTYLINQFLSPYYNQREDEYGGSLENRMRFLLEIYTATRKLVGEDFPILVKLTASEFFEGGVTFDETRLVCKKLEEVGVDGIVVSGNIHGKADTMIGESHDGFTIQAEGYFHEYGHAVSQDVDIPVITVGGLTDFDAIEEIANNTGIEYFALSRPLLSEPHLIKRWKEGDRSPVECERCSKCRTKRGNFCVVNKDRKVQLARM; via the coding sequence ATGAGAAGTGCAACGTGGGAAAATATGGCGACTGAAGATGGTCATATGACAGATAAACTTTACGCTATCTATGAAGAGCTAGCTCAAGGTGAGGTTGGCTTGATCGTGACGGGTTACGCGAACATTGTTGAAGAAGAAAAGCCGAATGCTGGCATGATGGGTATGTATAACGACTCGTTTATCGATGAATACAAAAAGCTAACTCAGTTGGTGCATGACAACGATTCTAAAATCGTGATGCAATTGGCTTATGGCGGTACAAAAACCACGTATGACCTTGGAGAACGTGTGATCTTTGCACCGAGTGAGGTTCCTGAAAAAGGGACTCAAACACTGGGTAAAGCAATGACCAAAGAGGAGATTGACTACATTGTTGATGCGTTTGCCAAAGCGTCATCAAGAGCGAAACAGTCGGGCTTTGATGGTGTAGAAATTCATGCTGCTCACACATACTTGATCAACCAGTTCTTGAGTCCTTATTACAACCAGCGTGAAGATGAATACGGCGGTAGCTTAGAAAATCGCATGCGATTCTTGCTTGAGATCTACACGGCAACACGCAAGTTGGTTGGTGAGGATTTCCCTATCTTGGTTAAGCTGACGGCTTCTGAGTTTTTCGAGGGGGGCGTGACCTTCGATGAAACGCGTTTAGTGTGTAAAAAGCTTGAAGAAGTAGGCGTTGATGGCATTGTTGTTTCTGGCAACATTCATGGCAAAGCCGACACCATGATTGGCGAGTCACACGATGGATTTACTATCCAAGCTGAAGGTTACTTCCATGAATATGGCCACGCAGTCAGCCAAGACGTCGATATTCCTGTTATCACGGTGGGCGGCTTAACGGATTTTGATGCCATTGAAGAGATCGCCAACAATACAGGTATTGAGTACTTCGCACTCTCTCGACCTCTATTATCTGAACCTCATCTAATCAAACGCTGGAAAGAGGGCGACCGAAGCCCAGTTGAGTGTGAGAGATGTTCTAAGTGTCGTACTAAGCGCGGAAACTTCTGTGTGGTAAACAAAGATAGAAAGGTGCAGTTAGCTCGTATGTAG
- a CDS encoding ABC transporter ATP-binding protein has protein sequence MPVTSVKNKGVVRKVLLPSLLINLLSLAVPLTVLQIYDRILPNQSYGTATLLLAGATLAAGMEALIRFVRTWLLSAAASNTEKATYQTLVERVTTASSGHLRKLGVGGVEEGLGSVSKVKNWYSGGIISGFIDLPFALIFLGLVAYIGGELVAIPLAVWLITLGIVWLSSIRVKSLSEEASKDEQERKAFLILLSQTIQGIKRQAVESRIFNQFKSLNNVRSQSKAKEEEQNAFAQECIQLAALATSVLLVIIGSLWVLDGQLTTGGLAACSILSGRTVAPLSALVGVRIKLNSIHSANQAIEKLGDLSLSESAVSELNFSDFETLEIKQATVERYGELASADVTLNKGELVLLESEDRHINSHLLSSIAGIDDLAAGECFINGEAVSIASVAQVTAYCGVKGQLVSGTILDNLCGFDPERTQSANDYAERLGLTKEITRLPDGLETQIGHTNASLLSMGNIKMLNIAAQLASGKPVIMLERPDSSLDLNALGNLVKVLEEEVLAGRTILMVSYHAKLREIASRTITVENGSIAEDSSNKQEVIA, from the coding sequence ATGCCTGTAACGTCAGTAAAAAACAAAGGGGTAGTAAGGAAAGTCTTACTGCCTTCTTTACTTATTAACCTCTTGTCATTAGCCGTTCCATTAACGGTTCTCCAGATCTACGATCGCATTCTTCCCAATCAAAGCTATGGTACGGCCACACTGCTATTAGCAGGGGCGACACTAGCTGCAGGCATGGAAGCACTCATACGTTTTGTGCGTACATGGCTTTTGTCTGCGGCGGCCAGCAATACAGAAAAAGCCACTTACCAAACTTTGGTTGAAAGGGTGACGACTGCATCATCAGGTCACCTTCGTAAGCTCGGTGTAGGCGGTGTCGAAGAGGGACTAGGATCGGTATCCAAAGTTAAGAATTGGTATTCTGGTGGAATAATCTCTGGCTTCATCGACTTGCCTTTCGCATTGATCTTTCTAGGGCTGGTGGCTTATATCGGCGGTGAGCTAGTGGCGATACCTTTGGCAGTTTGGCTTATTACGCTTGGTATTGTTTGGCTGTCTTCTATCCGCGTGAAAAGTTTAAGTGAAGAAGCTTCTAAAGATGAGCAGGAGAGAAAAGCCTTCTTGATCCTTCTTAGCCAAACCATTCAGGGTATTAAACGTCAGGCTGTTGAATCTCGAATTTTTAATCAGTTTAAATCGCTTAATAATGTCCGCTCTCAATCCAAAGCCAAAGAAGAAGAGCAGAATGCCTTCGCTCAAGAGTGTATTCAGCTTGCCGCACTCGCGACTTCTGTGTTGTTGGTGATTATCGGGAGCTTGTGGGTACTGGATGGTCAATTAACTACTGGTGGGTTAGCAGCATGCTCCATCTTATCGGGTAGAACTGTGGCGCCGCTTAGCGCTCTGGTTGGGGTTCGAATCAAGCTTAATTCAATCCATAGTGCCAATCAGGCAATTGAAAAGTTAGGGGACTTGTCACTGTCTGAGTCTGCGGTTTCTGAGCTTAATTTCTCTGACTTTGAGACTTTAGAAATCAAGCAAGCCACCGTTGAAAGGTATGGTGAACTCGCCAGTGCGGACGTGACGCTGAATAAAGGTGAGCTGGTGTTGTTAGAGAGTGAAGATCGCCACATCAATAGTCACTTACTGTCTTCGATAGCAGGGATTGATGATTTAGCCGCGGGTGAGTGCTTCATTAATGGTGAAGCCGTTTCTATTGCTTCTGTCGCTCAAGTTACAGCTTACTGCGGGGTTAAAGGGCAGTTAGTCTCAGGTACGATTCTGGACAATTTGTGTGGATTTGATCCTGAGAGAACACAAAGCGCCAATGATTATGCTGAGCGCTTAGGATTAACCAAAGAAATTACCCGTTTACCTGATGGGTTAGAAACACAAATCGGTCATACAAATGCCTCTTTGTTGAGTATGGGCAACATTAAAATGCTCAATATTGCGGCTCAATTAGCGAGTGGCAAGCCCGTTATCATGCTAGAAAGGCCGGATTCATCGCTCGATCTCAATGCTCTCGGTAATCTGGTCAAGGTGCTGGAAGAAGAAGTATTGGCAGGGCGCACCATATTGATGGTGAGCTATCATGCAAAACTTCGCGAAATAGCGAGTCGAACAATTACAGTAGAAAACGGTTCGATTGCCGAAGACAGTTCTAATAAGCAGGAGGTCATTGCATGA
- a CDS encoding winged helix-turn-helix domain-containing protein: MKKERIQYSFDVWLFIPDEDKLIMDNEDVIIDNRLSKLLDFFCQNPNIVFSRDELINEVWNGSILTDQVITQAIFELRKTLKSAERHSMGYIITVPKRGYKLDVEVRKNVLITPSLQVNTVSIDEASTIDTEDHSPQTSSSQSEPSAEQGNDGALNESGKGSANFTLQDTSIQGNQTNTTPSLAKSKSNDSGTSTHFEQPNSSHQTQTSSTAQPKEKTAKPSPLVVAVGALAASAIVIAIGVFWWWIQSPNKSYNSIDSSTLVTTERAYSRNHASDSDAKSNAVTNHQVIEEHKAHATVHYLSLEPRYIYVRVDENLKNNAFMRGIVHKLMSYVTTYRNFRIIVDESLVPNSANVVSFKSKTEGDREYLDITYFNRISNFKHLGRDYLIDASSLHSTMRTMLDDLLDSFNIDIQKTILKQQISELPKQEVPLRLALESLGLTFMTLDRTDTLKKIIEANELEPDNHFLMSSRYLYELADIFLLKSSQKEQLVKKLNNRFGEKLLSAGINPTSYRVYDALAAYSLTQDNPNEAERYMTLIPRNDYNVMSTIILAKLEESKGNPAAAEEYYYETILESGYPVVLKVAQTLFFNSNISEIESKLEVAK; encoded by the coding sequence ATGAAAAAAGAGCGCATCCAATATTCTTTCGACGTGTGGCTGTTTATCCCAGATGAAGACAAGCTCATCATGGATAATGAAGACGTGATTATCGATAATCGTTTGTCCAAGTTGTTAGACTTCTTCTGTCAGAACCCTAACATTGTGTTCTCACGCGATGAGCTCATTAATGAGGTTTGGAATGGCTCGATCTTGACGGATCAAGTGATTACTCAAGCGATTTTTGAGCTGCGAAAAACCTTGAAATCGGCTGAACGACATTCGATGGGCTACATAATTACCGTCCCTAAACGAGGGTACAAGCTTGATGTCGAGGTGCGAAAAAATGTCCTAATTACCCCATCATTGCAGGTCAATACCGTTTCAATCGATGAAGCTAGCACCATTGATACAGAGGATCACTCACCACAAACTAGCTCTTCTCAGAGTGAACCTTCTGCTGAACAAGGTAATGATGGCGCCCTAAATGAAAGTGGAAAAGGCAGCGCTAATTTCACGCTACAAGACACTAGCATTCAAGGTAATCAAACCAACACGACACCAAGCTTGGCAAAGTCAAAAAGCAATGACTCAGGCACATCAACACACTTCGAACAGCCCAATTCAAGCCATCAGACACAAACCTCATCAACAGCTCAACCTAAAGAAAAAACCGCAAAACCCTCCCCATTGGTTGTTGCCGTCGGGGCTTTGGCTGCAAGCGCTATCGTTATTGCCATTGGCGTGTTTTGGTGGTGGATCCAATCGCCGAACAAATCGTACAACAGTATTGATAGCTCCACCCTTGTGACCACAGAGCGAGCGTATTCCAGAAATCACGCTTCGGATTCTGACGCAAAGTCGAATGCCGTAACTAATCACCAAGTCATTGAAGAGCATAAAGCACACGCTACGGTTCATTACTTATCACTCGAACCCCGTTACATCTACGTTAGAGTGGATGAGAATTTAAAAAACAATGCCTTTATGCGCGGTATTGTCCATAAGTTGATGAGCTATGTTACGACCTACCGAAACTTTCGCATCATAGTGGATGAATCCTTGGTTCCTAACTCGGCAAACGTGGTCAGTTTTAAAAGCAAAACAGAGGGCGACAGAGAGTATCTCGATATCACTTATTTTAATCGCATCTCTAACTTCAAACATTTAGGGCGAGACTACCTGATTGATGCCTCTTCTCTACACAGCACGATGCGAACGATGCTCGATGACTTATTAGACTCATTTAATATCGACATTCAGAAAACCATCTTAAAGCAGCAAATCTCTGAGCTTCCAAAACAAGAAGTACCGTTGAGACTGGCACTTGAGTCTCTGGGCCTCACCTTTATGACTCTGGATAGAACAGACACCTTAAAGAAAATCATCGAAGCCAACGAGCTTGAGCCTGATAACCACTTTCTAATGTCGAGTCGTTACTTGTATGAGCTTGCCGATATCTTTTTATTGAAGTCCTCTCAAAAAGAACAGCTTGTCAAAAAGTTGAATAATCGGTTTGGGGAAAAACTACTTTCAGCGGGAATCAATCCAACGTCTTATCGAGTTTACGATGCACTGGCCGCCTATTCCCTCACACAAGATAATCCGAATGAAGCTGAGCGTTATATGACGTTAATACCAAGAAACGATTACAACGTCATGTCCACCATCATATTGGCCAAGCTAGAGGAATCAAAAGGCAACCCGGCAGCTGCAGAAGAGTATTACTACGAAACCATTTTAGAGTCTGGCTACCCGGTGGTTTTGAAGGTTGCACAAACCTTATTCTTCAATAGCAATATATCTGAGATAGAATCGAAACTGGAAGTCGCCAAGTAA